The DNA sequence TACTCGCGGACGAAGGCCAGCGTGTCCCAGGTGTCGATCCAGGCGAAATCCAGCAGTCCGACCGCCTCCCGCACCCGCCCGCTGGAGCCCCGCAGATCACCCTCGATGACCTCGCACACGCCGGTGAGCTCCAGTTCCTCCAGCACCTTCCAGGCACGGGGCGCCGACGACGCGGTGTCCGTCATACGGTCGATGCAGACCAGGCGCGGCTCGTACGGCTCGTCGTAGTAGGCGGCGTGCGCGAGCGGCTGGACCACCTGGCCCTCCGCCGTGCCCAGCAGCGCCTTCTCCGCCTCGTACGCCTCCTTGTTGTCGCGCAGTGCTCGGGCGAGGAACGGGGTGGTGTAGCCCATGCCCACTTCCAGGACCCGCTGCGGGCGCAGGGTACGGACGAGCCAGTAGAGCAGGGGCGCGGTGGAGTCGGTGCACATCTCCGGCACCTGGAGGGACCTCACCGTCGCGGTGAACCGGTCGTCGAGGGCGGGGGCGGGATGGCTGAGCACGGGATCCT is a window from the Streptomyces luomodiensis genome containing:
- a CDS encoding class I SAM-dependent methyltransferase, yielding MLSHPAPALDDRFTATVRSLQVPEMCTDSTAPLLYWLVRTLRPQRVLEVGMGYTTPFLARALRDNKEAYEAEKALLGTAEGQVVQPLAHAAYYDEPYEPRLVCIDRMTDTASSAPRAWKVLEELELTGVCEVIEGDLRGSSGRVREAVGLLDFAWIDTWDTLAFVREYWDLLDPAGGVFAAHYLMTYPEGRAVLRYLESLRARDNGRLEMLNLREPHRFGQNSTTLIRRTRDYVDPEDLRPQGNSNDPTGVLDAG